The Halotia branconii CENA392 region TTGTTGAATAACGCTTGCTGGCGGTGGATTTGTTTTATTCATGCGTTCTTGAAAATGCTTTAACATGCTGGTACAACTTCTTGCTGTTATTCCAGGTAGCCATTGCTGATATTGCGGTACTGGGGCGCAGATTCGTACATCCGCATCAAGATACATACATGAATTAAACATTAATAAAGCTTTAGCAATGGCAAATCTGCGCTCATGGTAATGTAAAACTCCTTGTCTATGATGTCCAAATACTAAAATGTTTTGATTAAATTTATATTCGTTAAAATCTTGGGGTCTATCAGTATAAAGTATCACAGGAATATGAGGCGCAAATTTTTCTATATCACTGAGAAGATTTTTTGCTAAAGCACGATAAATCTTCCCCGCAGCATAGGTACAAAAGCAAAAGTTTCTTTCCCCTGAATCCATGTCGAAGATACTCCCGTTTTCAACTGTCAGCCTTTCCCTGTTTAATATTTTGACAGAAATTGGGATGTTATACCATTTCACGAAAAGCCTGATACAAATAAAGCATCCAGAATAAAACCCCAACCTGTAATATTCGCAACAATTGATGTGTTTAATTCCTCAAGACGTTGCCAAATAACTGTTCTTAACTCGTCCAAATTAGCAAAGCATTCCCAACTTAAATTCCTTTTTACTTCTTCCCATAAACGTTCAATGGGATTGACTTGGGGAGTATGTGGAGGTTGAAATAATAAAATAATATTTTCTGGAATTTTAAGAGTCTGGCTTAAATGAAAAGCACCATTGTCTAATTGAAGTATGTGTATATCTTCCGGATACGTAGCTGCAAACTGTTCTAAAAAGATATTGAAGCAAGCTGTGTTGAGATGAGAGAATTCCCAAATATAATACTCACCAGTTAACGGCTCTACTAAACCATATAAATAGAAATTTTCTCGTTTCCATTGCATGATGCCAATAGGTTTAATGCCACAAAGCGTGATCAGTCTTCCTAATTCTGTTTTTAATCCTACACGGCTTTCATCACCACACCAGTATCTAATTTCTTTATGTTTATCTTTTGGCTCTATGACGTGTTTTTTTATAACTTCTAGGTATTGTGGCAGTTTTTTTTAAATTCTAATTCTGCTTCTTCATTGTGTTTTATCCCTACTGCTCTTGGTACTTTTAACTTCGCTTTCATTCGATAGCGTACTGTATCATGTACTACTTTATACGACGCTCTCACACCTTGAACCGCTTTCAACCATGTTCGGATTTCTTCATAGCTTTTAAATCCAAATGGCTGTTCAAGTTCTTTTAAAAGTTGTTCTTTGGTCGAACCATCAATAATTGGCGGTCGCCCTGGACTTTTTTTTGTTGACAATAGACCGTTTATTCCCGACTCTGTATATGTTTTTAACCATCTTTGCACTGTCACTCTTTCTCTGCCTACGACAAAAGCTGCATCCTGTACCGTTCTTACTTGCCCCATTTTCAGTAAATACAAAGCTTGAACTCGTTCACGGCTTGATGCTGTTTTCTGTTTGACGAGCAGTTCATGCAACTGTTGGACTGATTCTTTTATTTCGACTTTGGTGACTCCAACCATTTTTACCCGTTCATATTTATTCCTAATTTATCTGTATCATACTTTTAGTGAATTGGTATTACCAGTCGTTGGGTTGTGAAAAAGCAGGGGAGCATCGGTAAATTTGTCGATGTGTTCGGCAAGTATCATCATATATGAGAGAGATTGTACAACTGAATTATGCCGATTTGATTTTGAGCAAATCTAACGTTTAATGAATAGTTGTAGCGGGGCGATCGCTACACAAGTAATAGCAGTTGCAGTAACAGAAGTATGAGATAGTTTAGCCATTACTTTAAACAAATCATTCTATAAAAATGAATGATGATTAATTTATTAGGGGGTGCATCCCAGTTTTTATTTGACAACAAGAGAATAAGTGTCATTGCGAGGAGGAACGACGAAGCAATCGCATTGACTTGTTTTTAGTCAGAGATTTTGCGATTGCTTCACTCCACTTCGTTACGTTCGCAATGACGTTCAAAAAAGTAGGATGCTCCCTTTATTAGGTCTCTTGCATAAATATTTTTTACCTCACGCAGAGGCGTAGCGAAAAGTTCCTCGAAGCCGGGTTTCCCGGCGTAGGAAACTTTTCAAGACAGAGACGCAGAGAAAAAGTCTAAAATCAGGACTTTTGCAAGAGGTCTATTGAGCGAGTTTATCTTTAAAATTACGATATTTCAGCTTAATGTTACCGACTTTTTTATTGAAAAAATTTGTGCTATTTTTTTGCAGATTCATTAGCAAACTGGGATGCCTAAAACTTTTAGGTCTTTGTTCTGGTGACTTGAAATAACGATAATGTAAAAACACATCTCGATATGGAATATTCATATCTTCACCTAGGCAGAGTTGAGTAAATGCTGATGCACCTATACTCATATAGTGTAGATATGTCAGCCGACGTTCTTGGTCGTATAAAACATTATTTACCACATCAAACTTAGAAGACCAGTGACTACCTGTTGCCTTCTCTAAGTCATGATAAGCAAAGTTATAGTATGAGATACCACTTTGCAATACCATATAGTTAAATAAAGATTGATCTGGCCCTCCCAAAGCCATAACTTCAGCTTCACCAGCCTTTAACTTTTCCAGGAGATTTGCTAATATTTCTTGAGAAAAAACATGTTTTTTGGTCGCAAACCAACCGGCACAAAACACTTTATTTTGTAAGTTTTCTTCAGCAAAAGTCTGGTGTAAAAATTCTAACGGTGCGTCAAAAATATATTTTAAGTCTGATTTATATTGAAAATCGTGTACTACCCAATCAAAGCTATCTAACTTTTCATAAATGTAGTCTATAGGACTCATTAATAAAGTATCGGCATCAAAATAAATAAATTTATCAAAAGAACCATCTAAACCACAAAGTTTGCGGTGCATTGGTAAACGATAAAGTTCTGACAAGCCCCGTTTTCGCCAATTTGTTTGCGCCCTGGGGTAATTTTTCCATACCTGGGTGGCAAAGTCATCCCAATAAGCTATGGAATTAGAATTTTCAAATAGGGTAACATTTTTTCTACAGGCAATTTCTGCCCGCACTTTGTCTAGGCGTTCATCGTAAGGAATTACACAAACCGGAATTTCTCTACCAGCATTAACTTCGATGCTGTTAAGCAAAGCTACTAATTGGTCGTAGACAACATCATTAGCCAGAGTGTAAATACCATTAATCATGGGGATACTCCTAATATCAAGTGCGGGCAACAATAAAGGGAAATAAACGGCGAGTCAGTTTTGGCACAAAGGCGAATTTACCTTCATGTAGATAACGATAGTGTTCCCACAATTCCCAATAGGGACTACCTTTTTTCATCCGCGTTCCAGCCCAGTGGAGATATTTGAGTCGCTGTTCTCGGTCATAAAGGATATATTCTCGCTGCTGAAAATTTCGAGAACCAGCCCAGCTACCAGCACCTCCCCCTGGAATTTTCACGAGATTGCCACGTTTAGCAATCAGTTTGAGAACGAGATAATTAAGAATCGGTTGGTCTGTAACTCCTTCAGAAAAATCAAAATATTCGCGATGTGTAGCACACTCGCACAAAGCATCATCCATTTGTTGTTCGGTAATAGTTCCTTTTTTAGAAGCCCAAAAACCACTGTTAAAAACGTCTTCTAGTTGCTCATCTGTAAATATTTTTTGTTCTTTTACTAGAGGAGAAAAAATGTTTCGCAACTTATCATTAGCATGGTGATAATCACAACAAAAGAAGTCAACTTCTCTTAGTTTGTCTAAATTTTCGGCAATTTTTTCAAAGACAACAATATCTGTGTCGATATAAATAAATTCATCTAACGGGCCAAACCAGGCAACTAGCTTACGCATTTTGTTAGGTAAGGCTAAAAAATCTCGATCAAAAATTTCGCCGATACGATTGGTAAATTTTTCAATTAGTTGGAGGTCAGGAAAAATTTGCACGTTATGTAAAGTTGCCAGCGTATCTAAAACTTTATGATAATTTTCGTTAAATGGAATGAGATAAACTGGAACTTCTGTGTCGTAACAGCGAATACTATTGAGTAGTGCGATCGCATTATCAATTACGCGGTCATTAGCAACTATATAAATTCCCCGATTCATAAATATCCTTAGTTAATCAAGTGGAGTTTCTTTAAAGCTTTAGTTAGCAAACTTGGCGGTGGAGCGTTATAAGGTTTGGGAGGATTTTTAAAGATAGGACGCTTCTGTGGTTCGTGGAGATAACGATAATAAAGAAATAAATCCCGATAGGGAAAATCAATATTTTCTCCGGCACATACTGCTTGATTAACTCTGGGAGGAATACCAATATAATGGATGTAAGTTAATCGATTATCTTGGTCATAAAGAATATTGTCTTTTTCTTGAAAATGATTAGAAGTAACAGAACATCCAGTTATTTGATTACTTGGTAAATGATGAGCCAAGTTATAAACTTGTATACCCGATCTCATAAACATATAGTTGAGAACTGGCTGATCTCCTGTAGGATAAAGTATTTCTTGCTCACCTGCTTTGAGATATGATGATAATTTGGCTATTTGTTCTTCCGGAAAAAGGCCTTTTTTAGAAGCGTAAAATCCTGAACAAAATATTTCTTTTTGAATACGTTCTTCGTCAAAAACTTGGAATAATTTAGATGAATTAACGTTATAAACTTTATCTGGATGTTTAAATTGAAAATCATA contains the following coding sequences:
- a CDS encoding Npun_R2821/Npun_R2822 family protein; the encoded protein is MNRGIYIVANDRVIDNAIALLNSIRCYDTEVPVYLIPFNENYHKVLDTLATLHNVQIFPDLQLIEKFTNRIGEIFDRDFLALPNKMRKLVAWFGPLDEFIYIDTDIVVFEKIAENLDKLREVDFFCCDYHHANDKLRNIFSPLVKEQKIFTDEQLEDVFNSGFWASKKGTITEQQMDDALCECATHREYFDFSEGVTDQPILNYLVLKLIAKRGNLVKIPGGGAGSWAGSRNFQQREYILYDREQRLKYLHWAGTRMKKGSPYWELWEHYRYLHEGKFAFVPKLTRRLFPFIVART
- a CDS encoding IS630 family transposase → MPQYLEVIKKHVIEPKDKHKEIRYWCGDESRVGLKTELGRLITLCGIKPIGIMQWKRENFYLYGLVEPLTGEYYIWEFSHLNTACFNIFLEQFAATYPEDIHILQLDNGAFHLSQTLKIPENIILLFQPPHTPQVNPIERLWEEVKRNLSWECFANLDELRTVIWQRLEELNTSIVANITGWGFILDALFVSGFS
- a CDS encoding Npun_R2821/Npun_R2822 family protein, whose protein sequence is MINGIYTLANDVVYDQLVALLNSIEVNAGREIPVCVIPYDERLDKVRAEIACRKNVTLFENSNSIAYWDDFATQVWKNYPRAQTNWRKRGLSELYRLPMHRKLCGLDGSFDKFIYFDADTLLMSPIDYIYEKLDSFDWVVHDFQYKSDLKYIFDAPLEFLHQTFAEENLQNKVFCAGWFATKKHVFSQEILANLLEKLKAGEAEVMALGGPDQSLFNYMVLQSGISYYNFAYHDLEKATGSHWSSKFDVVNNVLYDQERRLTYLHYMSIGASAFTQLCLGEDMNIPYRDVFLHYRYFKSPEQRPKSFRHPSLLMNLQKNSTNFFNKKVGNIKLKYRNFKDKLAQ
- a CDS encoding helix-turn-helix domain-containing protein, producing the protein MVGVTKVEIKESVQQLHELLVKQKTASSRERVQALYLLKMGQVRTVQDAAFVVGRERVTVQRWLKTYTESGINGLLSTKKSPGRPPIIDGSTKEQLLKELEQPFGFKSYEEIRTWLKAVQGVRASYKVVHDTVRYRMKAKLKVPRAVGIKHNEEAELEFKKNCHNT
- a CDS encoding Npun_R2821/Npun_R2822 family protein codes for the protein MNGICTLGNDYVFDQLVALLNSIDAILGDKTPVCIYPFDEQIQRISQEIAHRPNVFIYDDQDVINRWDKFMLEASPASMNRDKYRIYGGHRRFCAFDAPFDNFIYMDADTLVMNSLDLVFDKLNEYDCVVYDFQFKHPDKVYNVNSSKLFQVFDEERIQKEIFCSGFYASKKGLFPEEQIAKLSSYLKAGEQEILYPTGDQPVLNYMFMRSGIQVYNLAHHLPSNQITGCSVTSNHFQEKDNILYDQDNRLTYIHYIGIPPRVNQAVCAGENIDFPYRDLFLYYRYLHEPQKRPIFKNPPKPYNAPPPSLLTKALKKLHLIN